The following proteins are co-located in the Candidatus Sulfotelmatobacter sp. genome:
- a CDS encoding YebC/PmpR family DNA-binding transcriptional regulator, translating into MSGHSKWHNIKLRKGKADAQRGALFTKLSKEIILAAKNGSSDPNANYRLKMAVDKARANNMPQDNIKRAIARAGGAGEKEIEEIRYEGYGPAGVAVIVDAATDNRNRTASELRFLFSRNEGGLGETGSVGWMFAARGIVEVDAGRLDEDALTERALVDGVIDVRYNGSDDPSEVVTEPQALMAVKDALEAAGLHVRTAQLAMEATQTTRPGAGDAEKVLAFLDALEEHEDVQNVYSNAEFDEAQLEALA; encoded by the coding sequence ATGTCCGGTCACTCCAAATGGCACAACATCAAGCTTCGCAAGGGAAAAGCCGACGCGCAGCGCGGCGCGCTCTTCACCAAGCTGAGCAAAGAGATCATCCTCGCGGCCAAGAACGGCTCGAGCGATCCCAACGCCAACTATCGCCTCAAGATGGCGGTCGACAAGGCACGCGCCAACAACATGCCGCAGGACAACATCAAGCGCGCGATCGCGCGCGCCGGCGGCGCGGGTGAGAAGGAGATCGAGGAGATCCGCTACGAGGGCTACGGACCGGCCGGCGTCGCGGTGATCGTCGACGCGGCGACCGACAACCGCAACCGCACCGCCTCCGAGCTGCGCTTTCTGTTCAGCCGCAACGAAGGCGGCCTGGGCGAGACCGGCAGCGTCGGCTGGATGTTCGCCGCGCGCGGCATCGTCGAAGTCGACGCGGGCCGGCTCGACGAGGACGCGCTGACCGAGCGCGCGCTGGTCGACGGGGTGATCGACGTGCGCTACAACGGCAGCGACGATCCGTCCGAGGTGGTGACCGAACCGCAGGCGCTGATGGCGGTCAAGGACGCGCTCGAAGCGGCCGGCTTGCACGTGCGGACCGCGCAGCTGGCCATGGAAGCGACGCAGACGACGCGGCCGGGCGCCGGCGACGCGGAGAAAGTGCTGGCGTTCCTCGACGCGCTCGAGGAACACGAAGACGTGCAGAACGTCTACAGCAACGCCGAATTCGACGAGGCCCAGCTCGAGGCGCTGGCCTGA
- the radA gene encoding DNA repair protein RadA gives MAKARSVFFCSACGHESARWLGRCPACEAWNTFADAPVVKAPKAAGRAAATPLRAVVPLPLAAIEDARIARRRTGMAEFDALLGGGIVPGSLVLLGGPPGAGKSTLLLQLAAALTTGGAKAVYVCGEESAAQTKLRAQRVGAAPGLLVFPETNLRAVLDALEADVPDVLVVDSIQTTWLPDVESFAGSVSQIRDCTQVLMEFAKRTGCATFLVGHVTKDGAIAGPRLLEHLVDTVLYFEGDQSGEYRIVRAYKNRFGGIDEICVFAMDDRGLHEVADPSALFLHGRGPRPSGSCVVPTLVGQRPVLVEIQALVGETAYGTPRRLAANVDNARLAMIIAILERRAGLRLGDHDIYCSVAGGLRVAETGADLGIALAIASAFRDVPLANGTVAFGELGLSGEVRAVSQPLRRTAEATKLGFTRPIAPENARDLSAALRLAFD, from the coding sequence GTGGCAAAGGCGCGTTCCGTCTTCTTCTGTAGCGCGTGCGGCCACGAGTCCGCACGCTGGCTGGGCCGCTGCCCGGCCTGCGAGGCGTGGAACACCTTCGCCGACGCGCCGGTCGTCAAGGCGCCGAAGGCCGCCGGCCGCGCGGCCGCCACGCCGCTCCGCGCCGTCGTGCCGCTGCCGCTGGCCGCGATCGAGGACGCGCGCATCGCGCGTCGACGCACGGGGATGGCCGAGTTCGACGCGCTGCTGGGCGGCGGGATCGTCCCGGGCAGCCTGGTGCTGCTCGGCGGCCCGCCCGGCGCCGGCAAGTCGACGCTGCTGCTGCAGCTGGCGGCCGCGCTGACGACCGGCGGCGCCAAGGCCGTCTACGTCTGCGGCGAGGAGTCGGCGGCGCAGACGAAGCTGCGCGCGCAGCGGGTCGGCGCGGCGCCCGGGCTGCTGGTGTTCCCGGAGACGAACCTGCGCGCCGTGCTCGACGCGCTCGAGGCCGACGTCCCCGACGTGCTGGTCGTCGACTCGATCCAGACGACGTGGCTACCCGACGTCGAGTCGTTCGCCGGCAGCGTCTCGCAGATTCGCGACTGCACGCAAGTGCTGATGGAGTTCGCCAAGCGCACCGGCTGCGCGACCTTCCTCGTCGGCCACGTCACCAAGGACGGCGCGATCGCCGGGCCACGGCTGCTCGAGCACCTGGTCGACACGGTGCTGTACTTCGAAGGCGATCAGTCCGGCGAGTACCGCATCGTGCGCGCCTACAAGAACCGCTTCGGCGGCATCGACGAGATCTGCGTCTTCGCGATGGACGACCGCGGCCTGCACGAGGTCGCCGACCCGTCGGCCCTGTTTCTGCACGGGCGCGGGCCGCGGCCGAGCGGCTCGTGCGTCGTGCCGACGCTGGTCGGGCAGCGCCCGGTGCTGGTCGAGATCCAGGCGCTGGTCGGCGAGACCGCGTACGGGACGCCGCGGCGCTTGGCGGCCAACGTCGACAACGCGCGGCTGGCGATGATCATCGCGATCCTCGAACGGCGCGCCGGCCTGCGCCTGGGCGATCACGACATCTACTGTTCGGTCGCCGGCGGCCTGCGCGTCGCCGAGACCGGCGCCGACTTGGGCATCGCGCTGGCGATCGCGTCGGCGTTTCGCGACGTGCCGCTGGCGAACGGGACCGTAGCGTTCGGCGAGCTGGGCCTCTCGGGCGAAGTACGCGCCGTCTCGCAGCCGTTGCGGCGCACCGCCGAGGCGACGAAGCTCGGCTTCACCCGTCCGATCGCGCCGGAAAACGCGCGCGACCTGAGCGCCGCCCTCCGCCTCGCGTTCGACTGA
- a CDS encoding gluconate 2-dehydrogenase subunit 3 family protein: MADENGLSRKTFVLLGTSAVAAIAGAETARADAAPHVVAAASPAPAHAKPLLPLGTQPEAYTYFTQPEHAFVEAAVERLIPSDDLGPGGREAGVAYFIDQQLDGQFGYAAKMYMQGPWAPGLPTQGYQLPLTPREVYRLGIAGVNAYCQKQYGNNTFDALTPGQQDTVLTGLDQATIVLDAVPAKVFFEMLYANAIEGFFSDPIYGGNRDKIGWKLVGFPGAAAAYANFIEKHNVAYKVAPVSIADVQQAEQAAMDGGSGMQMDDEAMHRVITAKALGVH, encoded by the coding sequence ATGGCCGACGAGAATGGGCTTTCCCGCAAGACGTTCGTCTTGCTCGGCACGAGTGCGGTCGCTGCGATCGCCGGCGCCGAAACGGCGCGCGCCGATGCCGCGCCGCACGTCGTCGCCGCGGCCTCGCCCGCACCGGCGCACGCGAAGCCGCTGCTGCCGCTCGGCACGCAGCCGGAAGCATATACGTACTTCACGCAGCCGGAACATGCGTTCGTCGAGGCCGCGGTCGAGCGACTGATCCCCAGCGACGATCTCGGGCCCGGTGGACGCGAAGCCGGCGTCGCCTACTTCATCGATCAGCAGCTCGACGGCCAATTCGGCTACGCGGCGAAGATGTACATGCAAGGTCCGTGGGCGCCTGGTCTGCCGACGCAGGGCTATCAGCTGCCGCTCACCCCGCGCGAGGTCTACCGGCTCGGGATCGCAGGCGTCAACGCGTACTGCCAAAAGCAGTACGGCAACAACACCTTCGACGCGCTCACGCCGGGCCAGCAAGACACGGTGCTCACCGGCCTGGACCAGGCGACGATCGTGCTGGACGCCGTCCCGGCCAAGGTGTTCTTCGAGATGCTCTACGCCAACGCGATCGAGGGCTTCTTCTCCGATCCGATCTACGGCGGCAACCGCGACAAGATCGGTTGGAAGCTGGTCGGCTTCCCCGGCGCCGCGGCCGCCTACGCCAACTTCATCGAGAAGCACAACGTCGCGTACAAGGTCGCGCCGGTCAGCATCGCCGACGTGCAGCAAGCGGAACAGGCCGCGATGGACGGCGGCTCGGGGATGCAGATGGACGACGAGGCGATGCATCGCGTGATCACCGCCAAGGCGCTGGGGGTGCACTGA
- the cmk gene encoding (d)CMP kinase: MTNDHVAIDGPVASGKTTVSQLLAARTGHLYLDTGAMYRSVAFLALQNGVDLDNEHGLLAMLAHHTIAIETDPSRTAGYRVLIDGLDTDDRLFDPDVAAAVSTVAALPGVRAELVERQRAIAASGPVVMAGRDIGTVVLPDARFKFFLTASVDERARRRQAEFHERGLDVPYAEVRDQIADRDRLDTTRATAPLRAAADAVTIDSTDLQAEDVVARMQACMEAAHR; the protein is encoded by the coding sequence ATGACGAACGATCACGTCGCGATCGACGGCCCCGTGGCGAGCGGGAAGACGACGGTCTCGCAGCTCTTGGCGGCACGGACCGGGCACCTCTACCTCGATACCGGCGCGATGTACCGCTCGGTCGCCTTTCTGGCCCTCCAGAACGGCGTCGACCTCGACAACGAGCACGGTTTGCTGGCGATGCTGGCGCACCACACGATCGCGATCGAGACCGACCCGAGCCGCACCGCCGGCTACCGCGTGCTGATCGACGGGCTCGACACCGACGATCGCCTCTTCGATCCCGACGTCGCCGCCGCGGTCTCGACCGTCGCCGCGCTGCCCGGCGTGCGCGCCGAGCTGGTCGAGCGCCAACGCGCGATCGCCGCGTCCGGGCCCGTCGTGATGGCCGGCCGCGACATCGGCACGGTCGTGCTGCCCGACGCGCGCTTCAAGTTCTTCTTGACCGCTTCGGTCGACGAGCGCGCACGCCGGCGTCAAGCCGAGTTCCACGAGCGCGGGCTCGACGTGCCGTACGCGGAGGTGCGCGATCAGATCGCCGACCGCGACCGGCTCGACACGACGCGCGCGACGGCGCCGCTGCGCGCTGCCGCCGACGCGGTCACCATCGACTCGACCGACTTGCAGGCCGAGGACGTCGTCGCGCGCATGCAGGCCTGTATGGAAGCCGCGCACCGGTGA
- a CDS encoding PASTA domain-containing protein, giving the protein MALDADAPVVRRRRRPWLLDRDWTFALALAFAVGVAVWFGRAVKDFFVPTQQAVLVPAMVGQTQGDAVGECTQLGLQCTVLATQPSEKYPKDVVMSQAPVAGTHVRAGRAVSLVVSSGVVIVPMPDLRFESLRTASLELNRLRLQLAKTSMVSNDDIPTNHVVTQDPMPLSSVRQGTRVTLTLSKGPPSDVRVPAFTGHTIDEARDIANNARIHLGQVVWTPFGPGGPPRGIVVRQKPDADQSIDSFDTVSLQVSAGPTVYGYLVRQVHLSVTVPPRDDAASVRVAVHDETGDWNVYDGYAQGGQKLDFNVTAVGDAQADTYIDNELLNQTTIGVEAPKTDASPSPKPRPPVHGR; this is encoded by the coding sequence ATGGCGTTGGACGCCGACGCGCCGGTGGTGCGGCGCCGGCGGCGGCCGTGGCTGCTCGATCGCGACTGGACGTTCGCGCTGGCGCTGGCGTTCGCCGTCGGCGTCGCGGTGTGGTTCGGGCGCGCGGTCAAGGACTTCTTCGTGCCGACCCAACAGGCGGTGCTGGTGCCGGCGATGGTCGGACAGACGCAGGGTGACGCCGTCGGCGAGTGCACGCAGCTGGGCTTGCAGTGCACGGTGCTCGCGACGCAGCCCAGCGAGAAGTACCCCAAGGACGTCGTGATGAGCCAAGCGCCGGTCGCGGGCACGCACGTGCGCGCCGGACGCGCCGTCTCGCTGGTCGTCAGCAGCGGCGTCGTGATCGTGCCGATGCCGGACCTGCGCTTCGAGTCGCTGCGCACCGCCAGCCTCGAGCTCAACCGGCTGCGCCTGCAATTGGCGAAGACCTCGATGGTCTCCAACGACGACATCCCGACCAACCACGTCGTCACGCAAGACCCGATGCCGCTGAGCAGCGTGCGCCAAGGGACGCGCGTCACGCTGACGCTGAGCAAAGGGCCACCCAGCGACGTGCGGGTGCCGGCCTTCACCGGCCACACCATCGACGAGGCGCGTGACATCGCGAACAACGCGCGCATCCATCTCGGCCAAGTCGTATGGACGCCGTTCGGCCCGGGCGGTCCGCCGCGCGGCATCGTGGTGCGACAGAAGCCGGACGCCGACCAGTCGATCGACTCGTTCGACACCGTCTCGCTGCAGGTCAGCGCCGGTCCGACCGTCTACGGCTATCTCGTGCGCCAAGTCCATCTCTCGGTCACCGTCCCTCCGCGCGACGACGCCGCCAGCGTGCGCGTCGCCGTGCACGACGAGACCGGCGACTGGAACGTCTACGACGGCTACGCGCAGGGCGGCCAGAAGCTCGACTTCAACGTGACCGCGGTCGGCGACGCCCAGGCCGACACCTACATCGACAACGAGCTGCTCAACCAGACGACGATCGGCGTGGAGGCACCCAAGACGGACGCCTCGCCCAGTCCCAAGCCCCGGCCGCCGGTCCACGGCCGGTGA
- the ftcD gene encoding glutamate formimidoyltransferase, which yields MAPEFEIVPNVSEGRDPAVIEACVAAMEAAGATVVHRTSDPVHHRSVITAVGRASQVVAAAVALARVARDRIDLRRHHGAHPRIGALDVLPFVPLADATLDEAVTLAHRAAARIWRELGIPAYLYGAAAGAPHRVHLADVRRREFEGLAARAAGDADWRFDYGDAPHGGAGAIAVGARPFLIAFNVELASGDLSLAREIARTLRASSGGLRTLKCLGLRLSAQRVQVSCNVTDVDAVPLYRVTELVRRAAARAGVQVARSELIGLLPQRALDRCARAYTMTR from the coding sequence GTGGCCCCCGAGTTCGAGATCGTGCCCAACGTCAGCGAGGGCCGCGATCCGGCGGTGATCGAGGCCTGCGTGGCGGCGATGGAGGCCGCCGGCGCGACCGTCGTCCATCGCACCAGCGATCCGGTCCACCATCGCAGCGTGATCACCGCGGTCGGCCGCGCCTCGCAGGTCGTCGCCGCAGCCGTCGCGTTGGCGCGCGTCGCACGCGACCGGATCGATCTGCGCCGCCATCACGGCGCGCACCCGCGCATCGGCGCGCTCGACGTGCTGCCGTTCGTGCCGCTGGCGGACGCGACGCTCGACGAGGCCGTGACGCTGGCGCACCGCGCCGCGGCGCGGATCTGGCGCGAGCTCGGTATACCGGCCTATCTCTACGGCGCGGCAGCCGGCGCACCGCACCGGGTGCACCTGGCCGACGTGCGTCGCCGCGAGTTCGAAGGCCTGGCGGCGCGCGCGGCCGGCGATGCGGACTGGCGCTTCGACTACGGAGATGCGCCGCACGGCGGCGCGGGTGCGATCGCGGTCGGCGCGCGGCCGTTCTTGATCGCGTTCAACGTCGAGCTCGCCAGCGGCGACCTATCGCTCGCTCGCGAGATCGCGCGCACGCTGCGCGCGTCGAGCGGCGGGCTGCGCACGCTCAAATGCCTGGGACTGCGGCTGAGCGCGCAGCGGGTCCAGGTTTCGTGCAACGTGACCGACGTCGACGCGGTGCCGCTCTACCGCGTCACCGAGCTGGTCCGCCGCGCCGCCGCGCGCGCCGGCGTGCAGGTCGCACGCAGCGAGCTGATCGGCCTGTTGCCGCAACGCGCGCTCGACCGGTGTGCGCGCGCGTATACGATGACGCGCTGA
- the ispH gene encoding 4-hydroxy-3-methylbut-2-enyl diphosphate reductase, producing the protein MIIKRAKTQGFCFGVAITVKKAEEAVERDGSNVTTLGHVVHNPQMVAQLEAKGLKNAHSVDEIESGTMFVRAHGLPVETFEKAAAKGLTVIDATCPMVTKIHVQAEKLRDEGYKIIVIGDASHPEVKGTLSHVPGAWCIQGVDDIEKLPRASRVGVVVQSTWSGPGFSEIVRKLSEKYYEVRAVNTICTDTKNRQSEVVDLAHDVEVMVVVGGKTSANTKHLAELAAINGARAYHIEGPDELDAAWFAGVSTAGLMSGASTPGWLVEQVADRMDVLANGN; encoded by the coding sequence GTGATCATCAAGCGAGCCAAGACGCAAGGCTTTTGCTTCGGCGTCGCGATCACGGTCAAGAAAGCAGAGGAAGCGGTCGAGCGTGACGGCTCGAACGTGACCACGCTGGGCCACGTCGTGCACAACCCGCAGATGGTCGCGCAGCTCGAGGCCAAGGGCCTCAAGAACGCGCACTCGGTCGACGAGATCGAGAGCGGCACGATGTTCGTGCGCGCCCACGGCCTGCCGGTCGAGACGTTCGAGAAGGCCGCCGCCAAAGGGCTGACCGTCATCGACGCGACCTGCCCGATGGTCACCAAGATCCACGTCCAGGCCGAGAAGCTCCGTGACGAGGGCTACAAGATCATCGTCATCGGCGACGCCAGCCACCCCGAGGTGAAGGGGACGCTCTCGCACGTCCCGGGCGCGTGGTGCATCCAGGGCGTCGACGACATCGAGAAGCTGCCGCGCGCCAGTCGCGTCGGCGTGGTCGTGCAGTCGACCTGGAGCGGCCCGGGCTTCTCCGAGATCGTGCGCAAGCTCAGCGAGAAGTACTACGAGGTGCGCGCCGTCAACACGATCTGCACCGACACCAAGAACCGGCAGAGCGAGGTCGTCGATCTCGCCCACGACGTCGAGGTGATGGTCGTCGTCGGCGGCAAGACCTCGGCCAACACCAAGCACCTGGCCGAGCTGGCCGCGATCAACGGCGCCCGCGCCTACCACATCGAAGGCCCCGACGAGCTGGACGCCGCGTGGTTCGCGGGCGTGAGCACGGCCGGCCTGATGTCGGGCGCGTCGACGCCGGGCTGGCTGGTCGAACAGGTCGCGGACCGCATGGATGTGCTCGCCAACGGCAACTGA
- the rpe gene encoding ribulose-phosphate 3-epimerase, producing MSVLPVKIAPSLLSADFAAIADQIRMVEEAGANELHLDSMDGRFVPNLTWGMKIVKDLRRLTALPFDCHLMIAEPERYVDAFRDAGADVITFHYEATPHQHRLLRHLRSIGAKAGIAINPGTPAAMLIDLLEEIDRVLVMSVNPGFGGQTFIERALTKVAEVRELLDERNPACEIEVDGGIGLENLERAVLAGANVLVAGNSVFAARDPQATLREMRARIGAVGR from the coding sequence GTGAGCGTGCTGCCGGTCAAGATCGCGCCCTCGCTACTCTCGGCGGACTTCGCCGCGATCGCCGACCAGATTCGCATGGTCGAAGAGGCCGGTGCGAACGAGCTACACCTGGACTCGATGGACGGCCGCTTCGTCCCCAACCTGACCTGGGGGATGAAGATCGTCAAGGACCTGCGCCGGCTGACCGCGCTGCCGTTCGACTGTCACTTGATGATCGCCGAGCCCGAGCGCTACGTCGACGCGTTTCGCGACGCGGGCGCCGACGTCATCACCTTCCACTACGAGGCGACGCCGCACCAGCACCGGCTACTGCGCCACCTGCGCTCCATCGGCGCGAAGGCCGGCATCGCGATCAACCCCGGCACGCCGGCGGCGATGCTGATCGACCTGCTCGAGGAGATCGATCGCGTGCTGGTGATGAGCGTCAACCCCGGCTTCGGCGGTCAGACCTTCATCGAGCGCGCGCTCACGAAAGTCGCCGAGGTGCGCGAGCTGCTCGACGAGCGCAATCCGGCCTGTGAGATCGAGGTCGACGGCGGGATCGGTCTGGAGAACCTCGAGCGCGCGGTCCTGGCTGGCGCCAACGTGCTGGTCGCCGGCAACTCCGTGTTCGCCGCCCGCGACCCGCAAGCGACGCTGCGCGAGATGCGCGCCCGGATCGGCGCCGTCGGCCGCTAA
- a CDS encoding lysophospholipid acyltransferase family protein: MTLYGFAHFAVNAIAKLLWGMRVVGAEHVPREGGLIVACNHVSNFDPPLLGAACPRPVSYMAKKELFAMPGLGWLISRLGAFSVDRQAGGTAALRASLRMIKEGKCVGVFPEGGRNVTGDREAKGGAAFLAAASGAPIVPAAISGTRHLRPFRRVTVTFGEPFHVQRNRQSDGDALEKGAEEIMQRIRELQESVR; the protein is encoded by the coding sequence GTGACGCTCTACGGCTTCGCGCACTTCGCCGTCAACGCGATCGCCAAGCTGCTGTGGGGGATGCGGGTCGTGGGCGCGGAGCACGTGCCGCGCGAGGGCGGCCTGATCGTGGCGTGCAACCACGTCTCGAACTTCGACCCGCCGCTGCTGGGCGCGGCTTGCCCGCGGCCGGTCTCCTACATGGCCAAGAAGGAGCTGTTCGCCATGCCCGGCCTGGGCTGGCTGATCTCGCGTTTGGGCGCCTTCTCGGTCGATCGCCAAGCCGGCGGGACGGCCGCCCTGCGGGCCTCGCTGCGGATGATCAAGGAGGGCAAGTGCGTGGGCGTCTTCCCGGAGGGCGGGCGCAACGTCACCGGGGACCGGGAGGCCAAAGGGGGCGCCGCCTTCCTGGCTGCGGCCTCCGGGGCCCCGATCGTCCCGGCCGCGATCTCGGGCACCCGCCACCTGCGGCCCTTCCGGCGGGTGACGGTCACCTTCGGCGAGCCGTTTCACGTTCAGCGGAACCGGCAGTCGGATGGGGACGCTCTGGAGAAGGGGGCTGAGGAGATCATGCAGCGGATTCGCGAGCTCCAGGAGAGCGTTCGGTGA